Proteins encoded in a region of the Oryctolagus cuniculus chromosome 10, mOryCun1.1, whole genome shotgun sequence genome:
- the LOC100009166 gene encoding 15 kDa protein A precursor: MAGVWKVLVVLVGLAVVACAIPRRRLRYEEVVAQALQFYNEGQQGQPLFRLLEATPPPSLNSKSRIPLNFRIKETVCIFTLDRQPGNCAFREGGEERICRGAFVRRRWVRALTLRCDRDQRRQPEFPRVTRPAGPTA; encoded by the exons ATGGCAGGGGTCTGGAAGGTACTAGTGGTGCTGGTGGGCTTGGCAGTGGTGGCTTGTGCCATCCCCCGTCGCCGTCTGAGATATGAGGAGGTTGTGGCCCAGGCCTTGCAGTTCTACAATGAGGGGCAacagggccagcccctcttcCGCCTGCTGGAAGCCACCCCACCACCTAGTCTG aACTCCAAATCCAGGATCCCACTCAACTTCAGGATTAAAGAGACGGTGTGCATTTTCACTCTGGACAGACAGCCTGGAAACTGTGCCTTCAGAGAGGGCGGG GAGGAGCGAATCTGCAGGGGCGCGTTCGTCAGGCGCAGGTGGGTGCGCGCTCTGACCCTCCGCTGTGACAGGGACCAAAGGCGTCAGCCAGAG TTTCCTAGAGTCACTCGTCCAGCAGGACCCACAGCCTGA
- the LOC100009166 gene encoding 15 kDa protein A isoform X1 — translation MAGVWKVLVVLVGLAVVACAIPRRRLRYEEVVAQALQFYNEGQQGQPLFRLLEATPPPSLNSKSRIPLNFRIKETVCIFTLDRQPGNCAFREGGEERICRGAFVRRRWVRALTLRCDRDQRRQPEDPQPEAAALKAQSTRLPPVVRDLYENAKYNIISNILRDF, via the exons ATGGCAGGGGTCTGGAAGGTACTAGTGGTGCTGGTGGGCTTGGCAGTGGTGGCTTGTGCCATCCCCCGTCGCCGTCTGAGATATGAGGAGGTTGTGGCCCAGGCCTTGCAGTTCTACAATGAGGGGCAacagggccagcccctcttcCGCCTGCTGGAAGCCACCCCACCACCTAGTCTG aACTCCAAATCCAGGATCCCACTCAACTTCAGGATTAAAGAGACGGTGTGCATTTTCACTCTGGACAGACAGCCTGGAAACTGTGCCTTCAGAGAGGGCGGG GAGGAGCGAATCTGCAGGGGCGCGTTCGTCAGGCGCAGGTGGGTGCGCGCTCTGACCCTCCGCTGTGACAGGGACCAAAGGCGTCAGCCAGAG GACCCACAGCCTGAGGCAGCCGCCTTGAAGGCTCAGAGCACCAGGCTGCCGCCTGTGGTCCGGGACCTGTATGAGAATGCCAAGTACAACATCATCAGCAACATCCTGAGAGACTTCTAG